A genomic window from Acinetobacter chinensis includes:
- a CDS encoding phospholipase A, which produces MAFTRFGRTALNLSICLLGTASTAYAQEQPASAAACAALDSNPDRLACYDALFKVPDPIRPQLVSEREAALDIKPAPTQPETVKEKIRHGVDNLFAVEGPKIDPNTSLLDKRWELSPESKLGTWNIRAYQPVYLLPAFWTNDKNELPHSPNPTNTVDQEQNLKSMEAKFQLSLKTKAVENLFGNNGDVWVGYTQSSRWQVYNSDESRPFRETNYEPEASLVFRTNYEVLGLNARLLGLTLNHQSNGRSDPLSRSWNRVMLNLGFERNNFALMLRPWYRMEEDFKDDNNPDIKDYVGRGDMTAFYRWNEHEFSLMLRHSLKGGDDAHGAAQFDWAFPISGKLRGHFQLFDGYGESLIDYNHRATYVGLGVSLMNWF; this is translated from the coding sequence ATGGCATTCACCCGTTTTGGACGTACTGCTTTAAATCTGAGTATCTGTTTACTCGGTACAGCATCAACTGCTTATGCACAGGAGCAGCCTGCAAGTGCTGCAGCCTGTGCTGCTTTGGATTCAAATCCAGATCGCCTGGCTTGTTACGATGCGCTGTTTAAAGTACCAGATCCGATACGCCCACAGCTTGTTTCGGAGCGCGAAGCTGCATTGGATATCAAACCTGCACCGACGCAGCCTGAAACGGTGAAGGAAAAAATCCGCCATGGTGTGGACAATCTTTTTGCAGTTGAAGGACCGAAAATTGATCCGAATACTTCACTGCTGGACAAGCGGTGGGAGCTTTCTCCTGAAAGTAAGCTGGGAACCTGGAATATTCGAGCTTATCAGCCAGTTTATTTGCTTCCTGCATTCTGGACCAATGATAAAAATGAGTTACCTCATAGTCCTAATCCAACCAACACGGTTGATCAGGAGCAAAATCTGAAATCTATGGAAGCTAAATTCCAGCTGTCCCTGAAAACCAAAGCGGTTGAAAATCTTTTTGGTAATAATGGCGATGTCTGGGTTGGCTATACACAGTCTTCACGCTGGCAGGTTTATAACTCGGATGAATCCAGACCGTTTCGCGAAACAAATTATGAGCCTGAAGCGAGCCTGGTATTCAGAACCAATTACGAAGTCTTAGGCTTAAATGCCCGTCTGCTTGGACTGACTTTAAACCATCAGTCCAATGGTCGTTCAGATCCGCTTTCACGCAGCTGGAACAGGGTTATGCTGAATCTGGGCTTTGAGCGTAATAATTTTGCTTTAATGCTGAGACCCTGGTATCGCATGGAAGAAGATTTCAAAGACGACAACAACCCAGACATCAAAGATTATGTGGGTCGTGGTGACATGACCGCCTTTTATCGGTGGAATGAGCATGAGTTTTCATTAATGCTCAGACATTCATTAAAAGGTGGGGATGATGCTCATGGTGCAGCTCAGTTTGACTGGGCATTCCCAATCAGCGGTAAACTTCGTGGGCATTTCCAGCTGTTTGATGGTTATGGTGAAAGCCTGATTGATTACAATCATCGAGCAACTTATGTGGGCTTGGGTGTTTCTTTGATGAACTGGTTCTAA